A single uncultured Acetobacterium sp. DNA region contains:
- the ppx gene encoding exopolyphosphatase, translating into MDRRNIGVIDIGSNSVHLVIGEYYNNEYFQIIDDVKVNVRLNEGLSETGELQQDRMDFGIETLAMFQSMCTAYGIEKVIAVATAAVRKASNGAAYVARIKDEIGLDVEIIPGEVEASMDYLGAINTLDIKDALLMDIGGGSTEFVLIKDRKKVEAVSLPFGSIDLADKFDLTDEVTDKNLKALDDFLKNAFEETPILKKAQGLPLIGVGGTIRNVGRIDRSMNNYPMEIAHNYRMKSREVKRICEMAASMNLAERANLKGLSKGRIDIFVGSSHTLERVMRQIDSPELIISNAGLRDGIIYDYFGYNENNLVYDIFELSLVNIMLNFNVNIPHAYHVLKLTENLFEQLKPLHGIKQDVRKMIRAAAMLHDVGVKLAFANHHEHSFYIILNSGLLGVEQKELLMSAFVALNHRTNKKIHISEEYIGLLQDEERHLIDQLSLFLQIAEYLDRSMDGVVKDVNCVIRENEVQLNVLTTGHSVFDNMIINECGKKFKRVFNKTLTIKNKVIIARR; encoded by the coding sequence TTGGATAGACGAAATATTGGTGTCATCGACATTGGTTCAAATAGTGTGCATCTGGTCATTGGCGAATATTATAATAATGAGTATTTTCAAATCATTGATGATGTGAAGGTAAATGTGCGGTTAAACGAGGGTCTATCCGAAACCGGGGAGCTGCAACAAGACCGGATGGACTTTGGAATCGAAACTCTGGCGATGTTTCAGAGTATGTGTACGGCCTACGGCATTGAAAAGGTCATCGCCGTGGCCACCGCCGCAGTGCGTAAAGCCTCAAACGGCGCTGCCTATGTGGCCCGGATTAAAGATGAAATTGGCCTGGATGTCGAGATCATTCCCGGCGAAGTGGAAGCCTCGATGGACTATCTGGGCGCGATTAATACTCTGGATATAAAAGATGCCCTGCTGATGGACATCGGCGGTGGTTCGACCGAATTTGTGCTGATCAAAGACCGCAAGAAGGTGGAAGCCGTCAGCCTGCCCTTTGGTTCCATCGATCTGGCCGATAAATTTGACCTGACCGATGAGGTGACCGATAAAAATTTAAAAGCCTTGGATGATTTTCTGAAAAATGCTTTTGAAGAAACCCCGATTTTGAAAAAAGCTCAGGGGTTGCCACTGATTGGGGTGGGCGGAACGATTCGAAACGTCGGCCGGATTGATCGCAGCATGAATAATTATCCGATGGAAATTGCCCATAATTATCGGATGAAATCCCGGGAAGTGAAACGTATCTGTGAAATGGCTGCCAGCATGAACTTGGCTGAACGCGCCAATTTAAAAGGACTGTCAAAAGGACGAATTGATATTTTCGTCGGTTCCAGCCATACCCTGGAACGGGTGATGAGGCAGATCGATTCACCGGAACTGATCATCAGCAATGCCGGTTTGCGGGATGGGATTATCTACGATTACTTCGGCTACAACGAGAATAATCTAGTTTATGATATTTTTGAGTTATCGTTAGTCAATATCATGCTTAACTTTAATGTCAATATTCCCCATGCCTACCATGTCCTCAAACTGACTGAAAACCTGTTTGAGCAGCTCAAACCGCTGCATGGCATCAAGCAGGATGTTCGTAAGATGATCCGGGCGGCGGCCATGCTTCATGATGTCGGCGTTAAACTGGCCTTTGCCAATCACCATGAACACAGTTTTTATATTATCTTAAACTCCGGACTTTTGGGGGTTGAGCAGAAAGAACTGCTGATGAGTGCTTTTGTGGCGCTGAATCACCGCACCAATAAAAAAATCCATATTTCCGAAGAATACATTGGTTTGCTTCAGGACGAAGAACGGCATCTGATTGATCAGCTCAGCCTATTCCTGCAGATTGCCGAATATTTGGATCGGAGTATGGATGGGGTTGTCAAGGATGTCAACTGTGTGATTAGGGAAAATGAAGTCCAGCTCAACGTGTTGACCACCGGTCATTCGGTGTTTGACAATATGATTATCAATGAATGCGGCAAGAAATTTAAACGGGTCTTTAATAAAACCTTGACAATTAAGAATAAGGTCATTATCGCCCGGCGATAA
- a CDS encoding ABC transporter ATP-binding protein, giving the protein MLKISNLEVAYGGIEAVKGISLEVPEGKIVTLIGANGAGKSTTLRAIVNLVKAKSGSITYNGDELLGLDTTKVVDKGITLVPEGRHVFPDLTVLENLKIGAYMRKDNLDADIKHIYSLFPRLEERSWQAAGTLSGGEQQMLAVGRAMMSKPKLLMMDEPSLGLAPLVVQGIFDIIQTLNKEGMTILLIEQNANMALKVADYAYVLETGKITKEGTGRELLADESIKEAYLGKSHRNK; this is encoded by the coding sequence ATGTTGAAGATTAGTAATTTAGAAGTCGCTTATGGCGGTATCGAAGCCGTTAAAGGTATTAGTCTGGAAGTGCCCGAAGGCAAAATTGTCACCCTGATCGGAGCCAATGGCGCTGGCAAAAGTACCACCCTCCGGGCGATCGTCAATCTGGTTAAAGCCAAGTCTGGCAGCATTACCTATAATGGCGATGAATTGCTGGGACTGGACACCACCAAGGTGGTCGACAAGGGCATCACCCTGGTGCCGGAAGGCCGTCATGTTTTCCCCGATCTGACAGTACTGGAAAATCTCAAGATTGGTGCTTACATGCGTAAAGACAATCTCGATGCCGACATTAAGCACATTTACAGTCTCTTCCCCCGTCTTGAAGAGCGTTCCTGGCAGGCCGCCGGAACCTTATCCGGCGGTGAGCAGCAAATGCTGGCAGTGGGCCGGGCGATGATGAGCAAACCCAAGCTGCTGATGATGGATGAACCATCGCTGGGGCTTGCGCCACTGGTTGTTCAGGGTATTTTTGATATCATTCAAACCCTGAATAAAGAAGGGATGACGATTCTGCTGATCGAGCAAAATGCCAACATGGCTCTCAAGGTTGCCGATTATGCCTACGTTCTAGAAACTGGTAAAATTACCAAAGAAGGCACCGGCCGGGAATTACTGGCGGATGAAAGCATTAAAGAAGCCTATCTGGGCAAAAGTCACCGCAATAAATAA
- a CDS encoding ABC transporter ATP-binding protein, whose amino-acid sequence MSFLKTENVIMQFGGVVAVNDLNIDIKKGELAALIGPNGAGKTTAFNVITGVYTPTSGKVLITPTDGDGNDGQIDITGKKPDKITRLGVARTFQNIRLFKELSVMENVQVATHLNADYSFLSAILRAPKARKGERQAKAECEFLLERLGLIDLRNEKASSLPYGQQRHLEIARALATKPQLLLLDEPAAGMNPQETDELTDLIFKLKTDFGLTIFMIEHHMDLVMEISDHIYVLDFGCTIAKGTPDEIQNNPKVIEAYLGVDADVED is encoded by the coding sequence ATGAGTTTCTTAAAAACAGAAAATGTCATCATGCAGTTCGGCGGTGTTGTGGCCGTTAACGACTTAAATATTGATATTAAAAAAGGCGAGCTGGCGGCGCTGATCGGTCCTAATGGGGCTGGTAAAACCACGGCCTTCAATGTCATCACCGGAGTTTATACGCCCACCAGTGGCAAGGTGCTGATTACCCCCACCGATGGCGACGGCAATGACGGCCAAATTGATATCACCGGAAAAAAACCCGACAAAATTACCAGGTTGGGCGTCGCCCGAACCTTCCAGAACATCCGCTTGTTTAAAGAGCTTTCCGTGATGGAAAATGTTCAGGTAGCCACCCATTTAAATGCCGACTACAGTTTCTTATCGGCCATTCTCCGGGCGCCCAAAGCCCGTAAAGGTGAGCGCCAGGCTAAAGCCGAATGCGAGTTTTTACTGGAACGATTAGGACTGATCGACCTACGCAATGAGAAAGCCTCATCGCTACCCTATGGCCAGCAACGCCATCTGGAAATTGCCCGGGCTCTGGCCACCAAGCCGCAGCTGCTGCTGCTGGACGAACCGGCTGCCGGGATGAATCCCCAAGAAACCGATGAATTAACCGACCTGATTTTTAAACTCAAAACCGATTTCGGTTTAACGATCTTTATGATTGAACATCATATGGATCTGGTTATGGAAATTTCCGATCATATTTACGTACTGGATTTTGGATGTACCATAGCCAAAGGAACTCCGGATGAAATTCAAAACAATCCGAAGGTTATTGAAGCATATTTGGGGGTAGACGCTGATGTTGAAGATTAG
- a CDS encoding branched-chain amino acid ABC transporter permease gives MKDIQNSLGAYLKLHWKTALFLVVLLLGIGIADIYVDSYLRRILNLCAIYVIVSLAMNLVNGFTGQFSLGQAGFMAIGAYTVAVFTVPVESRAAIFYLEPMAPFLANIQLPFIVALILGGLVTAVVAFFIGYPCLRLRGDYLAIATLGFSEIIRIVFTNTQSITNGALGIKSIPTISSLWWTFGIALLIVIATLLLINSTYGRAFKSIREDEIAAEAMGVGLFKTKMTSFLIGAFFTGIGGGLFAALLGTVDPKQFYFTLTYNFLLIIVLGGMGSVSGTIIASFVVTLGQEALRFLDEPMAFGLDLPIFRPGLRMVVFSFLLMVIVLFYRKGLMGTNELTWDFMAEKFRALKKRLGGKKTATEGGNKQ, from the coding sequence ATGAAAGACATTCAAAACAGTTTAGGTGCCTACTTAAAACTACATTGGAAAACGGCACTTTTTCTCGTCGTGCTGCTGCTGGGGATTGGAATTGCTGATATTTATGTCGATTCTTATCTGCGGCGAATTCTGAATTTATGTGCAATCTACGTGATCGTTAGTCTCGCCATGAATCTCGTCAATGGTTTTACCGGACAGTTTTCTTTGGGTCAGGCCGGTTTTATGGCTATTGGTGCCTATACGGTTGCGGTTTTCACCGTCCCGGTTGAATCCCGGGCCGCCATTTTCTATCTGGAACCAATGGCACCATTTTTAGCCAATATCCAGCTGCCCTTTATTGTGGCGCTGATTCTCGGCGGCTTAGTCACGGCCGTGGTGGCCTTTTTTATCGGTTATCCGTGTCTCCGGCTGCGGGGCGATTATCTGGCCATTGCGACCCTGGGCTTTTCGGAAATTATCCGAATCGTCTTCACCAATACCCAGTCGATCACCAACGGCGCCCTGGGGATTAAAAGCATTCCCACCATCAGCAGTCTGTGGTGGACCTTTGGGATTGCGCTACTGATTGTAATCGCGACGCTGCTGCTGATCAATTCCACCTATGGCCGGGCTTTCAAGTCCATTCGTGAGGATGAAATTGCTGCCGAAGCGATGGGCGTTGGTCTGTTTAAAACTAAAATGACCTCCTTTCTGATCGGAGCTTTCTTTACCGGTATTGGCGGTGGCTTGTTTGCCGCACTACTCGGCACCGTTGACCCGAAACAATTCTATTTCACCTTAACTTATAACTTCCTGTTAATCATCGTGCTGGGTGGTATGGGTAGTGTTTCGGGAACGATTATTGCCAGTTTTGTGGTCACCCTGGGCCAGGAAGCGCTGCGTTTTCTCGACGAACCGATGGCTTTTGGCCTAGATCTGCCGATTTTTAGACCCGGTTTGAGAATGGTTGTTTTCTCATTCCTGCTGATGGTCATTGTGCTCTTCTACCGCAAAGGCTTAATGGGTACCAATGAGCTCACCTGGGATTTCATGGCCGAAAAATTCCGCGCCCTCAAAAAACGATTGGGCGGTAAAAAGACCGCAACTGAGGGAGGTAACAAGCAATGA
- a CDS encoding branched-chain amino acid ABC transporter permease, which produces MTMETFLQQLINGLSLGSLYALIAIGYTMVYGILRLINFAHGDIFMMAAYFTYFGIAVFFLPWYVTFIITIGLTMLLGVAIERVAYRPLREAPKTSLLISAIGVSFLLENVANYLFSGKPMAFPEFPLLTTPFFVGGLSFQPVSIVIPIVAFVLMSALLFIINKTKIGMAMRAVAVDYDTAKLMGIKINGVISSTFAIGSGLAAVGAILWCMKYPSVLPLMGVVPGLKCFIAAVIGGIGNVKGAVLGGLILGFSEVLMVAFFPALTGYRDAIAFVILIIILLFLPNGLLGKKQVEKV; this is translated from the coding sequence ATGACAATGGAAACATTCTTGCAGCAACTTATCAATGGTTTATCACTGGGTAGTTTATACGCCTTGATTGCCATAGGCTATACCATGGTTTATGGGATATTGAGACTGATCAACTTTGCACACGGCGATATCTTCATGATGGCTGCATATTTCACATATTTTGGGATCGCGGTATTTTTCCTTCCCTGGTATGTCACTTTTATTATTACTATTGGTTTAACCATGTTACTTGGTGTTGCCATCGAACGGGTGGCCTATCGTCCCCTTCGGGAGGCACCCAAAACATCGCTGTTAATATCAGCGATCGGGGTTTCGTTTTTACTGGAAAATGTGGCGAATTATCTGTTCTCCGGCAAGCCCATGGCTTTCCCAGAATTCCCACTTTTGACAACACCTTTCTTTGTCGGCGGTTTGTCCTTTCAACCGGTTTCTATTGTTATTCCAATTGTTGCATTTGTCCTGATGTCAGCACTTCTTTTTATTATTAATAAAACTAAAATTGGGATGGCCATGCGGGCTGTTGCGGTTGATTACGACACCGCTAAACTCATGGGTATTAAGATCAATGGGGTTATTTCTTCAACCTTTGCCATCGGCTCGGGCCTGGCAGCAGTTGGCGCTATTTTATGGTGTATGAAATACCCATCAGTGTTACCCCTCATGGGTGTTGTTCCTGGTTTAAAATGTTTTATCGCCGCCGTTATCGGTGGTATCGGTAATGTTAAAGGAGCGGTTCTCGGGGGGTTGATCCTGGGCTTTTCCGAAGTTTTGATGGTTGCTTTCTTCCCTGCCTTAACCGGCTACCGGGATGCCATCGCATTTGTTATTTTGATCATCATTCTGCTGTTTCTTCCCAATGGACTCCTTGGTAAGAAGCAAGTTGAAAAAGTTTAG
- a CDS encoding ABC transporter substrate-binding protein, whose amino-acid sequence MKKTLSLLLSMAMVVTMVAGCSGGTKTSSADSDVIKIGVFEPLTGANAAGGELEVEGIKLANQLRPEVLGKKVELVIADNKSDKAEATTAAARLIEKDKVVAILGSWGSSLSIAAGDVVKTNKVPAVALSATNPQVTAGNDYYFRVCFLDPFQGTVMANYAYKNLNAKKVAIIQEVSNDYSVGLAKFFTDSFTKLSGDPNAIVATGNYNTGDQDFNGILTNIKAANPDVIFAPGNFTESALIIKQARALGITAPFIGGDTWETNEFITVGGADVNGAVMSTFFDDTNPLTEAGKTFVTEYKKAYPNSANIAAVSALGYDGYMMTLDAIERAGSADPVAIRDALAATKDFEGATGMITIDANGDATKNQAVIKGVKDGKFTYMDTVTID is encoded by the coding sequence TTGAAAAAAACTCTATCATTATTGTTGTCCATGGCAATGGTCGTTACCATGGTCGCTGGCTGTTCCGGAGGAACCAAAACTTCTTCTGCTGACAGTGATGTCATTAAAATTGGTGTCTTTGAACCATTAACCGGTGCCAATGCGGCTGGCGGTGAATTGGAAGTTGAAGGGATTAAATTGGCTAACCAATTACGTCCTGAAGTATTAGGCAAAAAAGTTGAACTGGTTATTGCTGATAACAAGTCAGACAAAGCTGAAGCAACCACTGCTGCCGCTCGTTTAATCGAAAAAGATAAGGTTGTTGCAATCCTTGGTTCATGGGGTTCTTCATTATCGATCGCCGCTGGTGACGTTGTTAAAACTAACAAAGTTCCTGCCGTAGCACTTTCTGCTACCAACCCACAGGTTACCGCTGGAAACGACTATTATTTCCGTGTTTGTTTCTTGGATCCTTTCCAGGGAACGGTTATGGCTAACTATGCCTACAAAAACCTGAATGCTAAAAAAGTTGCGATCATCCAGGAAGTTTCTAATGACTACTCTGTTGGTTTAGCAAAATTCTTTACCGATTCATTCACCAAATTAAGTGGTGATCCCAATGCAATCGTGGCTACTGGTAACTACAATACCGGCGATCAGGATTTCAACGGTATTCTGACCAACATCAAAGCAGCTAACCCAGATGTAATCTTTGCACCTGGTAACTTTACCGAATCTGCTTTAATCATCAAACAAGCGCGTGCCCTTGGTATTACCGCTCCATTTATTGGTGGTGATACATGGGAAACAAATGAATTCATCACCGTTGGTGGTGCTGATGTTAATGGCGCGGTTATGTCAACCTTCTTCGATGACACCAACCCACTGACTGAAGCCGGCAAAACATTTGTTACTGAATACAAAAAAGCATATCCAAACAGCGCTAACATTGCTGCTGTATCCGCTTTAGGATATGACGGTTACATGATGACCCTTGATGCGATCGAACGCGCCGGATCTGCTGATCCCGTTGCGATTCGTGATGCCTTAGCAGCGACTAAGGACTTTGAAGGTGCTACTGGTATGATTACCATCGATGCCAATGGCGATGCCACTAAAAACCAGGCCGTCATCAAAGGCGTTAAAGATGGCAAGTTCACCTACATGGATACTGTTACGATTGACTAG
- the malQ gene encoding 4-alpha-glucanotransferase: MSLNSRSSGVLMPVSSLPGDYGIGTLGTEACAFVDRLQSMGCSYWQILPGGPVDACFSPYKSTSAFAGNPLFIDLELLNQWGLLTADELAASLSTDPPYSINYPHLIDNRNAVFKIAYSRLTPALKNDIHHYCLANTEWLPDFSLYTVLSQHFLEEDWTKWNNPNLVKRQPAALLTVTSAYRDEIDYQNFLQYAYHRQWTALKTYANDKGIKIIGDMPIYLAHASADVWCHPELFQLDAQGCCTSVAGVPPDYFAKDGQLWGNPLYCWDVMKADNYSWWMRRIKHALENFDTVRIDHFRAFSAYCSIPASAETAKNGRWIPGPAMDFFDQLAKTFPEPSIIAEDLGLQDAELVKLLKNTGFPGMRIMEFAFIDDLDNIHLPHNYTANTVAYSGTHDNNTLLGSFFNYTPEQRRYAFDYCGYREDWPDQWQLGGHQSPSCRAFIRTLFQSVANLVMLPIQDVCGYGNDTRINEPGTTTNNWVFRMTRDGLNQIDVDWFKNLNRLYWRSR, encoded by the coding sequence ATGTCTTTAAATTCTCGTTCCAGCGGGGTATTGATGCCCGTATCCTCCTTACCGGGGGACTACGGCATCGGCACCTTAGGTACGGAGGCGTGCGCTTTTGTCGACCGTCTCCAGTCGATGGGCTGCAGCTATTGGCAAATTCTGCCCGGCGGGCCGGTTGATGCCTGTTTCTCACCTTATAAAAGCACCTCGGCCTTTGCCGGGAATCCCCTGTTTATTGACCTGGAACTACTCAATCAATGGGGCTTATTAACTGCGGATGAATTGGCGGCCAGCCTGTCGACGGATCCGCCCTATTCCATCAACTATCCCCATCTCATCGACAATCGCAATGCCGTCTTCAAAATCGCCTACTCCCGATTAACCCCTGCCTTAAAAAATGACATCCACCACTACTGTCTTGCCAACACCGAATGGCTGCCCGACTTTTCATTATATACGGTGCTGTCTCAGCACTTCCTGGAAGAAGACTGGACCAAATGGAACAACCCAAATCTGGTCAAACGTCAACCGGCGGCACTGCTGACCGTTACCAGTGCCTATCGGGATGAAATCGATTATCAGAACTTTCTGCAATATGCTTATCACCGGCAGTGGACGGCGCTGAAGACCTATGCCAATGACAAAGGTATCAAAATCATTGGTGATATGCCCATTTATCTGGCCCATGCCAGTGCTGATGTCTGGTGTCATCCCGAACTTTTCCAACTGGATGCCCAAGGTTGCTGCACTTCCGTAGCCGGGGTGCCGCCGGATTATTTTGCCAAGGATGGTCAGCTGTGGGGCAATCCGCTGTATTGCTGGGATGTCATGAAAGCCGACAATTACAGCTGGTGGATGCGACGAATCAAACACGCTTTGGAAAACTTCGATACCGTCCGGATCGATCATTTCCGGGCCTTTTCTGCGTATTGTTCGATTCCGGCCAGTGCCGAAACGGCTAAAAACGGCCGCTGGATTCCCGGCCCGGCGATGGATTTCTTCGACCAGCTGGCCAAAACCTTTCCCGAGCCCAGCATTATCGCCGAAGACCTGGGGCTCCAGGATGCCGAACTGGTCAAACTGCTAAAGAATACCGGTTTTCCGGGGATGAGGATCATGGAATTCGCCTTTATCGATGACCTGGACAATATTCACCTGCCCCATAACTATACCGCCAATACCGTCGCCTACTCCGGCACCCATGACAACAATACACTGCTGGGGAGTTTTTTTAATTACACCCCGGAACAGCGCCGCTACGCCTTTGACTACTGTGGCTACCGCGAAGATTGGCCCGACCAATGGCAGCTCGGCGGTCACCAAAGTCCTTCCTGCCGGGCTTTTATTCGCACCCTTTTTCAAAGTGTGGCCAATCTAGTGATGCTGCCGATTCAGGATGTCTGCGGTTATGGCAACGATACCCGGATCAACGAACCAGGCACCACCACCAATAACTGGGTCTTTCGGATGACCCGGGACGGCCTGAACCAAATTGATGTCGACTGGTTTAAAAACCTGAACCGTCTATATTGGCGTTCCCGTTAA
- the hslO gene encoding Hsp33 family molecular chaperone HslO produces MPDYVVKATAGNGQIRVFVATTRGIVETARNLHQTSPVVTQALGRLLTAGSLMGSMMKNADEVITLKIAGDGPMSGLLVTADAKGNVKGYPYVHDLGDTMATPLPVSEAIGGGALNIMKDIGLKEPYVGYSPLISGELAEDLTYYYAQSEQIPTSVSLGVLLNDDGTVRQAGGFIIQLMPDTDDEVIDALEEALSNTPSLTKLLDEGRTLEAIMEDLFKNLNLKISNTEIIRFFCDCSRQRITKALVSIGKKDLIEMIADQEDIEVNCDFCKEKYSFSPEELQSILDRIEENEG; encoded by the coding sequence ATGCCGGACTATGTAGTAAAAGCCACCGCAGGCAATGGCCAGATTCGTGTCTTTGTAGCCACCACCCGGGGCATCGTGGAAACGGCCCGGAATCTTCATCAAACCAGTCCCGTGGTCACCCAGGCGCTGGGTCGACTGCTGACAGCGGGTTCGCTGATGGGTTCGATGATGAAAAACGCCGATGAAGTGATCACCCTAAAAATTGCCGGCGACGGCCCGATGAGCGGTTTATTAGTCACCGCCGATGCCAAAGGCAATGTCAAAGGTTATCCCTATGTCCATGATCTGGGCGACACCATGGCTACCCCCCTGCCGGTTTCCGAAGCGATTGGCGGCGGCGCCTTGAATATCATGAAGGATATTGGCCTGAAAGAACCCTATGTGGGCTACTCCCCCCTGATCAGCGGCGAACTGGCCGAAGATCTGACCTATTATTATGCCCAATCCGAACAGATTCCCACCTCGGTTTCGCTGGGGGTGTTACTCAATGATGACGGCACCGTCCGCCAGGCCGGCGGCTTCATTATTCAATTAATGCCCGACACCGATGATGAGGTCATTGATGCCCTGGAAGAAGCCCTATCCAACACCCCATCGTTAACCAAACTGCTGGATGAAGGGCGAACCCTGGAAGCGATCATGGAAGATCTGTTTAAAAACCTGAATTTAAAAATTTCCAACACTGAAATCATCCGCTTTTTCTGTGACTGTTCGAGGCAAAGGATCACCAAAGCGCTGGTTTCCATCGGCAAAAAAGATCTCATCGAGATGATCGCGGATCAGGAAGATATTGAAGTCAACTGTGATTTCTGCAAAGAAAAATATTCTTTTTCGCCGGAAGAGCTCCAGTCAATCCTCGATCGGATTGAAGAAAATGAGGGCTGA
- the rlmH gene encoding 23S rRNA (pseudouridine(1915)-N(3))-methyltransferase RlmH — protein MNIRIIAVGKIKENYLTLAIQEYVKRLSAYCRLEIIEVKDEKIPETASEAQRKKAVELEGRRILSYLKDDEIVTTLEIHGKQMNSPAFSKKIETYGIQGKSQITFVIGGSIGLSPEITSRSDWKLSFSEMTFPHQLFRVMLLEQIYRGFKIIRGETYHK, from the coding sequence ATGAATATACGAATTATTGCGGTTGGGAAAATAAAGGAAAATTATTTAACCCTGGCGATCCAGGAATACGTCAAGCGTCTGAGTGCCTATTGCCGGCTGGAAATCATTGAAGTTAAGGATGAAAAAATCCCCGAAACCGCCAGTGAGGCTCAGCGTAAAAAGGCCGTCGAACTGGAAGGACGCCGCATCCTTTCTTATTTAAAAGACGATGAGATTGTGACGACCCTGGAAATCCACGGCAAACAAATGAATTCGCCGGCCTTTTCCAAAAAAATTGAAACCTATGGCATCCAGGGCAAAAGCCAGATCACCTTTGTCATTGGCGGGTCAATTGGCCTATCCCCAGAAATTACCAGCCGGTCAGACTGGAAGCTATCCTTTTCGGAAATGACCTTTCCCCACCAATTATTTCGAGTCATGCTGTTAGAGCAAATCTATCGTGGCTTTAAAATAATCCGTGGCGAAACCTATCATAAATAA
- a CDS encoding 2-dehydropantoate 2-reductase produces the protein MMKYLVIGAGGTGGCIGAYLAKSGKDVTLIARGEHLAAIRANGIQVETNLQGTYPVFPIKAEDVQHYQETPDVIFVCVKGYSLTEIVPFIKQVAHQNTVVIPILNIYGTGSKLQKMLPELLVTDGCIYISANIVNPGKIKMHGDIFRIFFGVRDPTEFKPILKEIETDLNNSQILGVLSADIRKDALQKFSYVSSMAACGLYFQAEAGAVQQPGEIRDTFINLITEITTLAAAMDIHFDVDLIQFNLDILDALAPTASTSMQRDLSQGKKSEIDGLVYEVLRMGEHYQVAMPTYQRLSEEFKSVGF, from the coding sequence ATGATGAAATATTTGGTTATTGGCGCCGGTGGGACCGGCGGATGCATTGGGGCTTATCTGGCCAAGTCCGGAAAAGACGTAACCTTAATTGCCCGCGGCGAACACCTGGCGGCAATCCGGGCAAATGGGATTCAGGTGGAAACCAATTTGCAAGGGACTTATCCCGTGTTTCCGATAAAAGCGGAAGATGTCCAGCATTATCAGGAAACGCCAGATGTAATTTTTGTCTGTGTTAAAGGCTATTCGCTGACCGAAATTGTTCCATTTATTAAACAAGTCGCGCACCAAAACACAGTGGTCATCCCGATCTTAAACATATATGGAACCGGCAGCAAACTCCAGAAAATGCTCCCCGAACTGCTGGTTACTGACGGCTGTATTTATATCTCTGCCAATATTGTCAATCCGGGAAAGATTAAGATGCACGGCGATATTTTTAGAATTTTTTTCGGCGTCCGTGATCCCACTGAGTTCAAACCGATTCTCAAAGAAATTGAAACGGATTTAAATAACAGCCAGATTCTGGGGGTGCTGTCGGCGGATATTCGTAAGGACGCTTTGCAGAAATTTTCCTATGTGTCATCTATGGCCGCCTGCGGTTTGTATTTTCAGGCCGAAGCCGGGGCCGTTCAGCAACCCGGTGAAATCAGAGATACCTTCATTAATTTAATAACGGAAATTACCACCCTGGCTGCGGCTATGGACATTCATTTTGACGTTGATCTGATTCAGTTCAATCTGGATATTCTGGACGCCCTAGCGCCAACCGCCTCCACCTCGATGCAGCGTGATCTTAGCCAAGGAAAAAAGTCAGAAATTGACGGCCTGGTTTATGAAGTCCTACGGATGGGCGAACACTATCAGGTTGCCATGCCCACCTATCAACGGTTATCCGAAGAATTCAAGTCCGTAGGTTTTTAA
- a CDS encoding VOC family protein, translated as MIKFTHTNIVAKNWKKLSRFYQEVFGCVPVPPERDIQGDWVDRLTGIRGAHICGEHLCLPGYEDQLPTLEIFSYDDWIDGGLPQINRTGFGHIAFEVDDVAAILEKLRAAGGGQIGEQIIADYPNNVVGAFVYATDPEGNIVELQNWSTR; from the coding sequence ATGATTAAATTTACGCACACCAACATCGTTGCCAAAAACTGGAAAAAACTGTCCCGATTTTATCAGGAGGTTTTTGGATGCGTACCGGTCCCTCCGGAACGGGACATACAGGGGGATTGGGTCGATCGGCTGACAGGGATCAGAGGGGCCCATATTTGTGGGGAACACCTCTGTTTACCAGGTTATGAAGATCAACTACCGACTTTGGAAATTTTTTCCTATGACGATTGGATCGACGGCGGATTGCCACAGATTAATCGGACTGGCTTTGGACATATTGCCTTTGAAGTAGACGATGTAGCGGCCATACTCGAGAAATTGCGGGCTGCCGGTGGTGGGCAGATTGGTGAGCAGATTATTGCCGACTATCCTAATAATGTCGTGGGCGCCTTTGTTTACGCCACCGATCCCGAAGGCAATATTGTCGAACTGCAGAATTGGAGTACTCGATAA